AACCAGCAACGGTTCCATTATAAGCACCACCAGTTTCTTCGCCTACAAAAATAGCTCTTTTATTAGCATGTAAATTTGTAGACAAGATAGAAGATGCAGAAAATGAAGCTCCATTAATCAACACATACATTTCTCCTTTAAAATACAAAGGATTTGGTTTTTTTATGTTGGCACTAGAAAATGAGTAATAGGTTTTTCCTTCATTTTTTCCAGATTTAAACAAATTGTGTATGGCTACAAAAGGTGATAACAGCACGGCTCCAATTTTCACAAATGAGGAACTATTTTTTGATAACATTGAGGTTAAAAAAGGTTGACGCGTTAACACTTCTGCTCTTTCAATTAACTGGTATTCTTTATCTGTTAAATACGAATATAATTTATCAATTTCGTCAAGCCTACCGCCCGTATTATCTCTTAAATCTAATATTAAATACTTCGTTTTTAACGAGTCTATTTTAGCAAAACTTTCCTTATAAAAATTTTTATAATTTCCGTTACCAAAGCTGCGTATTTTCATAAATGCAACACTACTATCCTTACCTATAAAATCTAAATTTCGAGTATATCTATTCCTGTCTTTTTCAAAACCATAAATATAATCTCGATTCTTCTTTTCTTTCTGCTTCAGTTTTAAATCTCTCTTTTCTTGATCTGTTAGTTTCTTTGGTTTTTTCGCTAAAGAATCTATTTCCTTTTTTTTCCCTTTTACAGAATCTTTAGGAATTCTTCTAAACATTTTCGTAAATAGAGAATCTTCTTTTTTTAATGTGATTGAAAGGCTGTCTACAAACCCTTTATCTTTATAATAAAAACCAGAAAAGCGAGAGGCTATTATTCGATTCTGAAAGGTGTTGTTATAACCATCTGATGAAAATAATTTTTTATATTTTTTAAAAAGTTTATAAATATCTTCTCCATTTATTTTGACTGCCTTACTACCAACGATGGTAGAATCTAAACCCCTTGTATCTACAATCCACAAACTGTCATTTAAGTATTCAAAATCTAAAGCATAAAACTCAAACTTATTTTTATTTAACGCCTTTCTTTCTTTACTGGTGAACCGCTTTAATGGAGGGCTAACCGTAATATGTCCTTGTCGAACTTCTGATACAACTGGAGCTAATTTTTCATAAAACTGCTTACTTGTTAAAGGCGTAACAATGGTATTTTTTAAGCTATCAAATTTATAATCTAGAGTAGGTTTTGGTATATATTGATATAACCGAGGATGTAGTTTTTGTAGTTTTTTATATGCCACATTTACATCTTTTTTTAAACTACGTGCAGAATGATTTACAGCAATTTCTTCGTTATAAGATTTAACACTTACACAAGAAAACAGCAATAAAAAAACACAAAAATATAAAAGTAGTTTTTGCATAAAAGATGGGTAAAGCACAAAAATAAAAGGAAATTTTATAATGAACTGATTTATATTGGTACTTTTAAAGTCCAAAAATACTATTTATGCCGCTAAAGCAAAACATATTAACACTTCTTTTCATTTTTGGGGGTTGCTTTGCCTTTGCACAACAATTGGAACTATCAACCATTATTGAAGCCGAAGCAAAAGCGGCAACTAAATTAATAAATTATAAAGCCAATATTAATACAGCAAACTACGATGTTACGCATCATAGAATGGATTGGGTTATTGACCCTGCCATTGCTTTTATCAATGGTGATATAACAACTACCTTTACTGCTCTAGAGAATTTAAGCACTGTAACTTTTGATTTAGATGATAACATGTTGGTATCAGCAGTTTCAGAAAACGGAACCTCATTAGCCTTTTCTCAAAATGTAAATGATGAATTAATTATTACTTTACCGCAAACATTATTACAAGGAGAATCTACAGCCATAAAAATTACATACAGTGGTAACCCACAAAGTTCAGGATTTGGCTCTTTTGAACAAACTGAACATAATGGAACGCCTATCATTTGGACACTTTCTGAACCTTTTGGAGCAAAAGGTTGGTGGCCTTGTAAACAAGACCTCAACGATAAAATTGACAGTATAGATGTGTATTTAAAAACACCAGAATTATACACTGCTGTCTCTAACGGATTAGAGCAAAGCCAGACCATAAATGCGGGACAAAAAACCACACATTTTAAACATAAATATCCCATTCCGGCC
The nucleotide sequence above comes from Aureibaculum algae. Encoded proteins:
- a CDS encoding S41 family peptidase — protein: MQKLLLYFCVFLLLFSCVSVKSYNEEIAVNHSARSLKKDVNVAYKKLQKLHPRLYQYIPKPTLDYKFDSLKNTIVTPLTSKQFYEKLAPVVSEVRQGHITVSPPLKRFTSKERKALNKNKFEFYALDFEYLNDSLWIVDTRGLDSTIVGSKAVKINGEDIYKLFKKYKKLFSSDGYNNTFQNRIIASRFSGFYYKDKGFVDSLSITLKKEDSLFTKMFRRIPKDSVKGKKKEIDSLAKKPKKLTDQEKRDLKLKQKEKKNRDYIYGFEKDRNRYTRNLDFIGKDSSVAFMKIRSFGNGNYKNFYKESFAKIDSLKTKYLILDLRDNTGGRLDEIDKLYSYLTDKEYQLIERAEVLTRQPFLTSMLSKNSSSFVKIGAVLLSPFVAIHNLFKSGKNEGKTYYSFSSANIKKPNPLYFKGEMYVLINGASFSASSILSTNLHANKRAIFVGEETGGAYNGTVAGLFKFIELPNSKVVMNIGLAQIETPYEMDPDGYGIKPDVEILPTIEDRIHKIDPELDWVLEDIEVKKNN